CGAGCGGGCGCGGTACGCGTCCGGCAGCTTCGCCGGCGCGTTGCCGATCATGCGCCGCAGCGTGCGGCGCAGGTCGACGCGCTCCTCGTACGTGCGCGCGAGATCGGCGACGCCGCCCCATTGGACGAGGCGGTGCACGAGCGGGTCCTCGGCGGCGGCGATCGCCGCGTTGACGGCGCCGCGCGAGAAGCCGAACAGCGACACCCGCGCGGGATCGACGAACGGCAGCGCTCGGACGAGCTCGATGATCGCTCGCACGTCCTCGCGGTCCGCGCCGCCGAACTCGTCGCGCCCTTCGCCGCCCTCGTCGCCGCGGTAGCAGGGCGCGATGACGACGAAGCCGCGGCTCGCGAACGAGTCGATCCAATGCGGGCGGACGCGGCCGACGCTGCGGACGCCGCCGCGGCAATAGACGATCGCGGGGAAGGAGCTTCGAGCGGCTGCGGCCGTTCGCGCGCCGGAGGCGACGAGCTCGACGGGCAGCTCGTCTTCGGGTAAGCCCGAGGCGGCTGAGGCGGCGCGGCGAACGGCGGCGTCCGCGCTTGGGCAGCCCGGGGGTACGCCGAGGTAGCCTTTCACTTTGTACGAATCCGAAACGTATGTAAATTTGACGATCATGCGGCACCTGCGCTTCGTTATGTCGTTTCGCGAGGAAGCCCCCGAGGGACCGGTTCGCCGGTTTCCGGGGGCTTCGCGCTGCGGGGACGTCTATTGCAGCCAAGCGTCTTCCGGCGCTTTCTTCTTCGGCGCCTTCACCTTCTTGACCAGCTTCGGCAAATGCTTCATGCCGCGGAGCATCGGCCCTTTGCACAAGGGGCAATCGGGCCCGGCTCCGGGCGCGGCGGAGGCGGCGAGTTCGTCGCGCACCCACGCTTTGCATTCCTGGTTCCGGCACCGCCAGATCGGTACGGGCGCCAGTTCCGGTTTCGACGTTTCGATCTGTTCCACAGGTCGCACCCCCCGCTTTACCATTCCCGCGGGTTTTCCGAATCATGCAGCGCCGTTGACACGGTGCTTCTTTTGATTCTATAATGGGAACCAAGTTCATACAAGGTGAGTAGAACCGGAGAATCACATCCATTTGCACAGGGCGAGAACTGGCAATTCGATGTGATTTTTTGCGTTAAGAGGAGCGATGTAACGGATGGCGTTCCATGGTCAAACCATACTTCCGGCCGTGCGCCGGATGAAGGATCTCGAGCGGCTGCTGCCGCTGCCGTACGAATATCTTGTGCTGCTCGATACGCATATCGGCCAAGTCAAGCCGGTCGTCGATTTGATGCGGGCGAACGGGAAGAAGGCACTCTTGCACGTCGATTTGATCGAGGGCCTCAAGAACGACGAGTACGCGGCGGAGTTTTTGTGCCAGTTCGTGAAGCCGGCCGGGCTCATTTCGACGAGGGCGAGCGTCGTCGAACGGACGAAGAAGAACGGCCTGCTCGCCATTCAACGGTTGTTTTTGCTGGATACGAATGCGCTTACAAAAGGCTACAAGCTCCTCGAGCGGACGGCTCCCGATTTTATTGAAGTGCTGCCCGGCGTGCTGCCGCATATGATCGCGGAAGTGCGGGAGACGACCGGGATTCCGATTTTCGCGGGGGGTCTCATCCGGTCGGCGGCGGACGTCGAGCGGGCGATCGAGGCGGGCGCGGAGGCCGTGACGACGTCGAACGCGGCGCTGTGGCGGGAGTTTGCCGGACGAAAGACGTAGAGGAGGAGTGATTTTTTATGGAAACGTATGTATTGTCGATCGATCAGGGCACGACGAGCACGCGGGCGATCGTGTTCGACCGCTCCGGGGGCGTCGTCGCGACGGCACAGCAAGAAATTCGCCAATATTATCCCCAGCCGGGGTGGGTCGAACACGACGCCGAGGAAATATGGATTTCCGCGCTCGCGGTCGCGGCGTCGGCGCTGTCCAAGGCCGGCATCGAGGCGAAGCAAATCGAGGCGATCGGCATCACGACTCAGCGCGAAACGGCCGTCGTCTGGGACCGTGCCACCGGCCGTCCGATTCACCGCGCGGTCGTCTGGCAGTCGCGGCAGACGGCGGAGCTGTGCGACGCGCTGCGGGAAGCCGGCCACAATGAGATGGTGCGCGAGCGCACGGGGCTGTTAATCGATCCGTATTTTTCGGGCACGAAGGTGCGGTGGCTGCTCGACCATGTGGACGGCGCGCAGGAGCGGGCCGAGCGCGGGGAGCTGCTGTTCGGCACGATCGATACGTGGCTCGTTTGGAAATTTACGGGCGGCGCGGCGCACGTCACCGATTATTCGAACGCGTCCCGTACGCTTTTGTACAACATCCGCGAGCTGCGTTGGGACGACGAGCTGCTCGCGATGCTTCGGGTACCTAGCGCCATGCTGCCGGAAGTGCGCTCCTCTTCGGAAGTGTATGGCCATACGGTAGAGCATCATTTTTTCGGCGCGCGGGTACCGATCGCCGGCATCGCGGGCGACCAGCAGGCGGCCCTGTTCGGGCAAGCTTGCTTCGAGAAGGGTATGGCGAAAAACACGTACGGCACCGGCTGCTTTATGCTGATGAATACCGGGGAGGAGGCGGTGCCGTCGGCGCACGGCTTGCTGACGACGATCGCGTGGGGGTACGGCGGCAAAGTGGAGTACGCGCTCGAGGGCAGCGTATTCGTCGCCGGCTCGGCGATGCAGTGGCTGCGGGACGGCCTGCGCATGATTAAGGCGAGCGCGGACAGCGAGACGTACGCCGGCCGAGTCGAGTCGACGGAAGGCGTGTACGTCGTGCCGGCGTTCGTCGGCCTCGGCACGCCGTATTGGGACAGCGACGTGCGCGGCGCCGTCTTCGGCCTCACCCGCGGCACGACGAAGGAGCATTTCATTCGGGCGGCGCTCGAGTCGCTCGCCTACCAGTCGCGGGACGTGCTGGACGTTATGGAGCAGGATTCCGGGTTGAAACTGCGCACGCTCCGCGTCGACGGCGGCGCGTCGGCGAACGATCTGCTGATGCAGTTCCAAAGCGATCTGCTCGGCGTCGGCGTGGAACGTCCGGTCGTGAACGAGACGACGGCGCTCGGGTCGGCGTATTTGGCGGGACTGGCCGTCGGCTTCTGGAGCAGTCGGGACGAGATCGCAGAAAATTGGAAGCTTGGCGCGAAATACGCACCTTCCGCCGATCCCGCGCGTATGCATGCATTATACGAGGGCTGGCGGAAGGCTGTCCAAGCGGCGATGGCATTTAAATAGACGGCGGGATTCCGCTATGTTACAATCATTTACAAGTTCATAATTACGGTGGGAGACTTGGAGACGCCTGATCGGACCGGTGCGCAGCAATGCGCGGCGGAGTCGGTTATGGGCGTCTTTTTGCTTTTGCGTGGCTGGCTTGAAGACGGAGAGGAGTGTGGGATAAAGATGTATACGAGAGAAGAAGCTTTGCGGCAGCTGGCGGAGACGGAGTACGACGTGTTGGTCGTGGGCGGCGGCATTACAGGGGCGGGCATCGCGCTGGACGCGCAGACGCGGGGCATGAAGACGGCGCTCGTCGAGATGCAGGATTTTGCGGCCGGCACGTCCAGCCGCTCGACGAAGCTGGTGCACGGGGGGCTTCGGTACTTGAAGCAGCTCGAGGTGCGCATGGTGGCGGAGGTCGGCCGAGAGCGGGCGGTCGTGTACGAGAACGGGCCGCACGTGACGACGCCCGAGTGGATGCTGCTGCCGATTTACCGCGGCGGTACGTTCGGGCGGTTCGCGACGTCGCTCGGGCTGTACGTGTATGACCGGCTGGCGGACGTGAAGCGGTCGGAGCGGCGGACGATGCTCGGGAGCGCCGAGGTGCTCGAGAAGGAGCCGCTGTTGAAACGGGACGGTTTGCTCGGCGGGGGGCGGTACGTGGAGTATCGGACGGACGATGCGCGGCTGACGATTGAGGTGATGAAAAAGGCGGCCGACGCCGGCGCGGTCTGCGTCAATTACGCGAAAGCGGAGGAACTGCTTTACGGCGCAGACGGGAAGCTGCGCGGGGCGCGCGTCGTCGATCGGCGCACGGGGGCCTCTTGCGAGGTGCGCGCGCGCGTCGTCGTCAACGCGGCCGGGCCTTGGGTCGACGCGCTGCGGGAGCAGGACCGGTCCAAGCAGGGGAAGACGGTGCGGCTGACGAAGGGCGTTCACCTCGTGTTCGACGGGGCGCGCTTTCCGCTGCGGCAGGCGGTGTACTTCGACACGCCGGACGGGCGCATGGTGTTCGCGATTCCGCGCGACGGGAAGACGTACGTCGGCACGACCGACACCGACTACGCCGGCGACCCGGCTTCTCCGCGCATGTCGCTTGCGGACCGGACGTATTTGCTCGCTGCGGCGAACGCGATGTTCCCGGCGCTGCGGTTGACGGCCTCCGACGTCGAGTCGAGCTGGGCGGGCCTTCGGCCGCTCGTCTACGAGGAAGGGAAGGCGCCGTCCGAGGTGTCGCGCCGGGACGAGATCTTTGTTTCGCCGTCCGGGCTCGTGACGATCGCGGGCGGCAAGCTGACGGGCTATCGGAAGATGGCGGAGACCGTCGTCGACCGGCTCGCGGCGCGGCTCGCGGCATCCGGCGCCGGACCGTTCGGCCCGTGCGTCACCCGAACGCTGCCGATTTCGGGCGGCGACGTCGGCGGCTCGGCGGGCTGGGCGGCGTTCGCGCAGGCGCGGATGGTCGAGGCGCAGGCGGCCGGGCTGCCGCTCGACGCGGCCGCGCGCATCGCCCGCCGGTACGGCTCTAACGCGCCGGAGGTGATGCGGTACGCTTCCAGCGGTCGGTCGCCGGATGTACGCGCGGGGCTGCCGCTCGACGTGTACGGCATGCTGATGTACGCGATCGAGCGGGAAATGGCGCTGACGCCGGCCGATTTCTGGGTGCGGCGTACGGGAGATTTGTACTTCGACATCGCGCGCGTGCGGAAGTGGGGGGACGCCTCGGTCGAGGCGATGGCCCGGAAGCTCGGCTATTCGCCGGAGGAGAAGCGCCGCGCGAAAGCGGAGCTGGATCGCCTCGTGCTGGAGGCGACGGAGCCGGAGACGTGATGATCGAACGCCCCGAGACGGCGAATGCCGCTTCGGGGCGTTGTCTATTTTAATACGTCTTGTCGAGCAGCAGTCCGTTCATGCCGAGCCAAGCCGGATACGCGCCTAGCCGCGGCGCGTAAAGCGGGAGCCCCGCTTGCGCCGCGCGAAGGTTCGGATGGAGCAGCGCCGACGTCGGAGCGGCCGCGATCGCTGCGGCGATCCGGTCGATCGCGCCGGCCAGTCCGCCGGACCCGGTCAGCTTGCGGACCGTTTCCCCGTAGCGGCTCGTCAGCGCGTCGGCCAGCCGCTCTTCGTCGACGGCGAGCGCCCCGTCCGGCAGCCTGCGGATGCCGGCGTCCTCGAGGCCGTCGGCCGGCAGCCGCGCGACGAGCCGCGCCGTCGCCGGGTGCAGCGCGCCGGAGGCGGCGGCGGCGCTGCCGAGCAGCGCGTTGTACGCGCCGGCCAGCTCCTTCGCCGCATTCGCAGCCGCGGACGCGTCCGGGCCGACGGTGAGCCGCACCGGCTCGCCGCCCGCACGCTTCAGCGTCGCCAGCACGCGGCCGTTATCGAGCGGCACCGTGTTGGACGACGACGTGCGCGCCTCGCCGCCGTTCACGCGGTAGCGCGCGTCGACCGCGGCTTCCGTCGCCGCGTCGATGCCGCTGTCCGCCGCCGCGCTGCCCGCGACGTCGCGTACCTCGAACGCGTAGTCCGAGCCGGTGCCCGGCGCGGTCAGCTGCAGCCGCACCGTGCCGCCCGCCGCGTCGCGGATGACCGATGCGCGCGCTTCGGCGCCGGACGCGCGGATCGCGTCGCGCAGCTTGCCGAGCGCGGCGGCGTTCGTATCCGCCGCGTCGATGCGCGCCTCGGCGTACGTCGTCCGCCCGGCGGTCGCGATCGCCAGCCGGTGCGCGCCGGCTGCGAAGCCGCCTCGCTGCTCCGCCGGGAGCGCCCGGCCGGCGTTCCGCTGCGCCGCCGCGACGCGCTCGACGACGATGTCGTACGCGTCCGGCTTCGCCCGCTCCGTCGCCGCCGCCGTCGCCGCGTCGGGGTTCGACGACGCGGCCGTCATTCGCTCGAACACGCCGCTCCTCGCCCGCAGCGCCGCGGCGCGCGCCGCGTCCGCGCGGGCGGCGACGTCGCCGAGCCGTTCGGCGGCGGAGGCGGCGAAGCCGAGCAGCGCGTTCGCGTCCGGCATTCGGTACGACGCGGCGTGCGGGCGGGCCGCCGCCGCGGAGGCGGACGCTTGGTACCACTGCTCCGTATATCGATATTGCTGGATCGCCGATTCGGGGATTCGCACCAGAACCGCCTCGTTTCTCCATGAAATCGAAGAGAATTCTGCTTCCAGTATACACCTAGCCAGTTGCTGTATGGTATATTATTCCGGTCGAAATTACGGTGGAACGGGGGACGGGGCATGAACACGGAAGTAACCGTGCGATGGTCGAGGGAGGAAGACATCCCGGCGCTCGCGGCGCTGAACAACCGGGTTTGGAACGAAACCAATTCGCCGCATGTCGCCGAAGTGACCGAAGCGGAGTACCGGGAGCGTCATGCGGTCGGCAGCGGGCTGGTGGCCGTCGCGAACGGCGCGGTGTGCGGCTTGATCGTATGGCGCACCCCGTCCCGCATGGAGAGCAACGCCCATGTCGCCGAGCTCGCGATCGCGGTCGATCCCGATTTCCAAGGGCTCGGCATCGGCCGCAAGCTGGTGGAGGCGGCTTGCGTCGAGGCGAAGGCGCAAGGGAAGCGGAAGCTGAGCCTGCGCGTCATGTCGACGAACGAGAAGGCGATCGCGTTTTACGAGAAGCTGGGCTTCCGCGCGCAAGGCCGGCTCGTGGACGAATTTTGCATCGGCGGCCGGTACGTGGACGATATTCTAATGTATAAAATGCTGCACGACGACGCGGGCCGGTAAGACGGGAGGATCCCCCGGAAGCCGGACCGCTTTTGCGGCTGATCGCGCTAATCGGGGCGTCGCCTTTTGGGCGCGGGTGGCGCCTTGGCCGGGTGGAACGGGCCTTCGCCGGGCGAATAAGCCCGCACTGGCCGGTGGCGTCGCCGCCTTTTGGCGCTTCAGCCGCCCGCCTGCCGCAACGGTGCGCCCCCCGCTACCGCGCGAGCGCCCCTCCCTCGGGCGAAGATGGGTAGGGAGTACGCATAATAAGGAACCGGTGGTTCCATAACAAGCGTACCTCCTACCCATAAGCCCGCGCTGGCTGGGGGCGTCGCCCCTCCCTCGGGCGAAGATGGGTAGGGAGTACGCATAATAAGGAACCGGTGGTTCCATAACAAGCGTACCTCCTACCCATAAGCCCGTGTCGGTCGTTGGGCGCAGGGGTGGCGCCTTGGCCGGTGCGGCGGCCCTCCGCCAGGCGAATAAGCCCGCGCTGGCGGGTGGTGTCGCCGCCACTAGGGCGCTGCAGCCCCCCGCCTGCCGCGCAGCCGCACGGATGCCCCCGCCTGCTTCGCGGTGCGCGCCCGCCCTCCGCAAACCCGCGCTGGCACGAGGTTGTCATTTACGAAACCGGCACGTACCGCTATACTGGGGTATTGAAACGCGGGTAGAAACGAAGGGGGAAGACCCATGAGTTTCGTCACGAAATTGAAAGCGCTTTATCAAAATTTGCGCATCAAACATAAAGTGATCGTCCTGATTGCCAGCGTCATGCTGCTGGTCTGCTTGAGCGGGACGGCGGTGTTCCAATACGTCTTCGACGTATACGACCGCGAGCTGTACGCGCAGGCTTCGCAATCGCTGAACACGTCATCCTTCGGGGTGGAGACCGAGCTGCGCAAAATGGAGCGGCTGTCGTTCCGCATCGCCACCGACCCGATGATCCAGCAATATTTGCTGGATGTAAGAGACGAAAGCACGAATTACGACCAATTCCTTACGTCCACGGAGCTGCGCAACCGGATGGTGGAGCTCGGCGGCTTCGAGAAATACGTGCTGTCGATTCAGCTGCACGACATCGAAGATTTCGAATACCGCACGGGCAACCAAGCGATCACGACTCCGGAGGCGCGCATGCGGATGATCGCGAAGGAGGCCGCGGAGGCGTCCGGCGGCAACCGGTGGATTTATCCGGACGAGAACGACCGAGCGCTGTCGGCGGCGCGGGAAGTTCGCTCGTACCGCAATCTCGAGCTCGACCGGATCGGCTTGCTGGCGGTTCGCATCGACCTGTCGGCCATCGCGCTCGATTACACGCGGGGCATTAACGCCGACGGCGCGCACTTCGTCGTGATGAGCGATGGACAAGCGATTCTTCCGACGGAGACGGAGCTGCCGTTCCCTGCGGAGGAGCTCAACCGCCATCTGACGCAGCGGAGCGGGTACGACATCCTTGCGCTCGGGGGCGATCGGTACTTTCTGACGTACGCGAAGTCAAGTTACATCCCATGGACGTATATCGTGCTAATGCCGTACGAGGAGTTGTTCCGGGCGATTTTGACGGTGAAAAACATCGTTCTCGCCGTATTCGCCTCGCTCTTCCTGGCGGCGGTCGTGTTTTCCGTCCGGTTCGCGAAAGGCATCACGGGTCCGATCGAAAGCCTCAACGCGAAAATGAAAAACGTGCAGAAAGGCAACTTCACGTATGAAGAAGAGCCCGGGGAGCGGCATTTCCCGATGGACGAGACCGGGCAAATGCACCGCAATTTTCGTATCATGCTAGACCGCATCAACGAGTTGATCAATGAAAATTTCAAAAAGCAGCTGGCGATCAAGGAGTCCGAATTCAAGGCGCTGCAGTCGCAGATCAATCCGCACTTTCTGTACAACACGCTCGAATCGATCAATTGGAGCGCGAAAATCAGCGGGCAGCGCGATATTTCCACGATGGTCGAATCGCTCGGGTATTTGCTGCGCAGCGCGATCAGCCACAAAAACCCGCTCATTCCGCTGAAGGAAGAGCTCGAGATGCTGCGGCACTACGTCGCCATCCAGCGCGTGCGGTACGAGGAGAGGCTCGATTTCGAAGCCGACGTGCCGCCGGAGCTCGAGGGGTGCATCGTGCCGAAAATGACGCTGCAGCCGATCGTCGAGAACGCGATCCATTACGGCGTCGAGCGCATGATCGACCCTTGCCGCATCCGCGTCCGCGCGGACGTCGCGGAGGGCCGAATCCGGCTCGTCGTCGAGGACGAAGGTCCGGGCATGACGAAGCAGGCGCTGGAGCAGTGGCGGGCGGGCGAGCTGCCGACGCGCGGCTCGGGCATCGGACTTCGCAATATCGACGAGCGGATTCGGCTCATGTTCGGCGAGGAGTACGGTCTTACGCTGGAGAGCGAGTACGGGGCGGGCACGCGGGTGACCGTGACGCTGCCGCTTGATCGGGAGGAGGAGCAACATGTATAAAGTGCTTTTGGTCGACGACGAGCGGATGATCATCGAGGGCATCTCCCGCGTCATGAAATGGGACGAATACGGCACCGAGCTCGCGGGCACGGCGCGCAACGGCGTGGAAGCGCTCGATTTTATATTAGAGCATCAGCCGGACATCGTCATTACGGATATTCGCATGCCGGGCCTCGACGGGTTAGAGCTGATCGCGCGCGTGCGGGAGCAGGAAATCGATGTGCCGTTCATCGTGCTGTCGGGCTTCGGGGAGTTCGAATACGCCCGCAGCGCCATGCAGTACGGCGTCAAACATTATTTGCTCAAGCCGAGCAGCGAGGAGGCGATCGGCCGGTCGCTCGGCGAGGTCGTCGCGGAGCTCGACATGCGCCGGAACAAGGAGCAGTTCGTCTCCCGCATGGAAGCCGAGTATAAGAAAGTGATGCCGCACGCGAAGGAGCAGCTGCTTAAGGAATTCGTCATGAACAAAACGTACGGACGGAGCGACTGGGAGCGGTACCGCAGCTTGTTCGGCATCCCGATCGAGGAGCGGGTGCGTCTCGCTCTGTTCCAACCGGAGGAAGCGTGCGAGTTCGAGCATTTGTTCGCGCTGAAAAACATTGCGGAAGATATTCTCGGCTCGAACAGGTTGCTGCTCGGCACGACGATCGGCCAGCATGTGCTGCTGCTCGTTCGCGACGAGGGAGAGAGCGGCACGCTCGCAGTCGATCTCGGCGCGATTAAAACCGTCTTCGGCAGCTTCTACAAAATGGACGCGACGGTCGCGCTGAGCGAGCCCGACGAGCTGGCGAACGCCCGCGCGATGTACCGCGAGACGCTCGAGTGCTTAAATCATCGCTTCTATCTCGGCGAGGGCAGCTTGATTACGAAGCGGGACATCGCCGGCGGCGACGAACGAAGCGGCGAGGCGGAGCGCGAAATCGAGATCGACGAAGAGCGGCTCGCAATGCTGATCCGTTCGGGGCGGGTAGAGGACGCCGCGGCGTTCGTCGACGAATTTTTCGGCAGGCTGACGTCGCTTCGCATCGGCGCCGAGGTAGCGAAATCTTATGCGATCACGCTGTTCATGGCGGCCGTCCGGCAGGACGCCGCGCGGCTCGACGAGCATATGGAGGAGCTGACGAAGCTGGGCGGCGCGATGACGCTGCAGTCGCTCCGCGAGACGGTCGAGTCGACGGTGCGGGCTATCGCTCTTCGCCATTACGAAAGCAACAAGAAAAAGCATTCCTCCATCGTGCAGAAGGTGCTCGACATTATCGAGGCGAACCTCGGCAACCCGTCGCTGACGCTGAACAGCGTCGCGGGGGAGATGCTGTACATGAACCCGGACTATTTGGGCAAACTGTTCAAGAAGGAAGTCGGGGAAAAGTTCTCCAACTACGTCATGAAAGCGCGGATGGATAAGGCGATCGAGTCGATTTTGCAAACCGACGACGTCAAAGTGTTCGAGCTCGCCGAGCGGCTCGGCTTCGGCGACAATCCGCAATATTTCAGCAAAGTATTTAAAAAATATACCGGGTATTCTCCCTCGGAATTCAAAAGGGCGCCGTAAATCGGCGCCCTTGTTCATGTTCCGAATCGCTCTTTGATCAGCCGCGCAGCGTCGGATCGGCCCGACGCGCCTAAAGTTTTCAAGATGAGGCTGATATAGTTTTTTACCGTGCCGATCGACAAATGGAGAGCGTCGGCGATCTCGGCGTTGCTTCGGTCCTGCAGCAGCAAATAAATAATTTGCCGCTCTCGCGCGGAGAACTGGGCGCCGAGCTTCTCCCAGGGCTGCCGATCGGCAAGGCGTGCGATGTCGTCTTCCGTCATCTCCGTTGGCTGCGTTTCTAGCCGGGCGAAGCCTTCGGACAGCTTCCCCGCGATCGAGTTCGGCATCACCAATTGGCCGGAAACCACGGATTGAATCGCTCTGACGATGTCGGCCGTCTCCCAATCCTTCAGGATAAACCCGCTGGCCCCCGCGATCATCGCCTTGATGATCAGCTCGTCGTCGCGCTGCGACGTCAGAATCAATATATGCATGCTGGGATGGCTGCCCTTAATGAGTCTGGCCGCTTCCAACCCGTTCATATCCGGCATGTGCAGGTCCAGCAGGACGACGTCGGGTTTTGCGGCCGACGCCAGTTCGACGGCTGTCCGCCCGTCCCGCGCCGTGCCGACGACCTCGAACCCCTCTTGGAGTTCAAGGATCGTTTGGAACCCGTCCCGTATAATCGAATGATCGTCCGCTATCATGAGTTTGATTGGTTTCACCTATGCCGACACCTCTGGTGTGAATTATGAAATTTCCGACATCGTTTCCGCGGCAGGCAGCGGAAGAAGAATCCGCAGCCGGCAACCGCCTTGCTCGACCGCTTCCACCTCGAACTGTCCTCCAAGCTTCGTGACGCGCTCCCGCATCGCCGATAAGCCGAAGCCGAGCTTCCATTTTTTCGGCATGGCCCCGTTATCCGTCAGTTCGAAATGAACGCAGCCGTCCTGAATCCGCAAGGCGAATCGGAATTCCGAGCATCGCCCGTGCCGAATGCCGTTGGTCAAGCCCTCCTGCAGCGCCCGATACACGGTGATTTCCTGCTGCGCCGACATCGGAGGAAGATCGTCGGCGATCGCGTGCAGCACGCGGACGCCGGCGACCTGCTCCGTTCGGTCGATCAGCTCGAGCAGGCTTCCCTTAAAGCGGATGAACGACTTTTGCTCGTATAGCGTATGGACGGATTTGCGGACTTGCTGCAAGCTTTCGAGCACTTGCGTTCTCGCCTGCTCCAGCTTCGCCACCGCCTGCTCGGTCCGCTGGTGCAGCGCGAGCTGTTTGCCCGCCTCCATGCCGACGAGCGCCGTCGTCAGCGTATGGCCGATCAGATCGTGAATGTCGCGGGAAATGCGCATTCTTTCTTCCATCAACGTTTTCTCTTCCAGCTGCAAATGAGCGGCTTTCAGCTTGTCGTGCGCCCGATTCAATTCCTCCTTCTGATCGTTCAGCATGCGGGCGGTATAGCAAAACGCGAAGTTCATTCCGTATTCCATCATGCGAGGAAGGACGAAGCTGACTTCCCCGAACGGCGGCATGCCGAAGTGAAAGTAAACCCCTAACGCGAAACCGAGGTAACAAGCGACCGTAAACGGGCCGCTAAACCGGATGGGCGCGCGAAGGGCGGCCTCGGTAATCATGATGAAAAAGTAAATTTGGGGGATGAACGTCCCGTCGATGATCTGCAGCGCGAACACGATGACCCATTGGAGCAGGAACAGGAACCGTCCGGGCCCTCGGAGCAAGCTCATTTCAAGAATGCGGTATCTGACGATTTGCAATAGGGTGAAAGCGCTGGCAAGCGTCGTGACGATGAGACGGTCGGCCGGGTTTTGCAAGTATAGAAAAACGAACGTAATCAGCAGCGAGAGGTACAGGATCGTATGAAAAATAGGATGCTTTAAGTTCATGATTCGCTCCCGGCAGGTTCGATGAAAGTAAAAGAAAGGATTTCCTTTCGATTATACCATACCGGTGCGGAGCCCCATGCCTTTTTTGTGACTTTTTCACTCGAAAATGTGACCTTCTATGACCTATTCCTTAGTGTGAGCTTCCCATAGTATGAGAAAAGGCGGATGAAAGAAGTACGTGAGTCGAACGTCCTTAAGGAGTGGGAACATGAGGAGCTTTAAGTTTGCAAAAGGGTACATTGCCGTTATCATTGCGATCCTTTCGGCTGCGGCATGGGGGGGCTTCGCGGGCCCCGCATCCGCGAGCATAGCGGGGTTTACGTCCTTCAGCGTGGACGGAGAAAATTATCTCCCGTACGGCGTAGCCGTGGATGCTTCAGGAAACGTTTACGTCACGGATTACAACAATCACCGCATTCTGAAGCTGGACCGGGAGGGGAACTATTTGTTCTCTTTCGGCGAACAAGGAACCGGCGACGGTCAATTGAACAGGCCGAACGCGGTGGCGGTGGACGCTCAAGGGA
This genomic stretch from Paenibacillus sp. harbors:
- a CDS encoding response regulator transcription factor, which translates into the protein MYKVLLVDDERMIIEGISRVMKWDEYGTELAGTARNGVEALDFILEHQPDIVITDIRMPGLDGLELIARVREQEIDVPFIVLSGFGEFEYARSAMQYGVKHYLLKPSSEEAIGRSLGEVVAELDMRRNKEQFVSRMEAEYKKVMPHAKEQLLKEFVMNKTYGRSDWERYRSLFGIPIEERVRLALFQPEEACEFEHLFALKNIAEDILGSNRLLLGTTIGQHVLLLVRDEGESGTLAVDLGAIKTVFGSFYKMDATVALSEPDELANARAMYRETLECLNHRFYLGEGSLITKRDIAGGDERSGEAEREIEIDEERLAMLIRSGRVEDAAAFVDEFFGRLTSLRIGAEVAKSYAITLFMAAVRQDAARLDEHMEELTKLGGAMTLQSLRETVESTVRAIALRHYESNKKKHSSIVQKVLDIIEANLGNPSLTLNSVAGEMLYMNPDYLGKLFKKEVGEKFSNYVMKARMDKAIESILQTDDVKVFELAERLGFGDNPQYFSKVFKKYTGYSPSEFKRAP
- a CDS encoding response regulator transcription factor encodes the protein MKPIKLMIADDHSIIRDGFQTILELQEGFEVVGTARDGRTAVELASAAKPDVVLLDLHMPDMNGLEAARLIKGSHPSMHILILTSQRDDELIIKAMIAGASGFILKDWETADIVRAIQSVVSGQLVMPNSIAGKLSEGFARLETQPTEMTEDDIARLADRQPWEKLGAQFSARERQIIYLLLQDRSNAEIADALHLSIGTVKNYISLILKTLGASGRSDAARLIKERFGT
- a CDS encoding sensor histidine kinase, which translates into the protein MNLKHPIFHTILYLSLLITFVFLYLQNPADRLIVTTLASAFTLLQIVRYRILEMSLLRGPGRFLFLLQWVIVFALQIIDGTFIPQIYFFIMITEAALRAPIRFSGPFTVACYLGFALGVYFHFGMPPFGEVSFVLPRMMEYGMNFAFCYTARMLNDQKEELNRAHDKLKAAHLQLEEKTLMEERMRISRDIHDLIGHTLTTALVGMEAGKQLALHQRTEQAVAKLEQARTQVLESLQQVRKSVHTLYEQKSFIRFKGSLLELIDRTEQVAGVRVLHAIADDLPPMSAQQEITVYRALQEGLTNGIRHGRCSEFRFALRIQDGCVHFELTDNGAMPKKWKLGFGLSAMRERVTKLGGQFEVEAVEQGGCRLRILLPLPAAETMSEIS